The following are encoded in a window of Longimicrobium sp. genomic DNA:
- a CDS encoding DUF4344 domain-containing metallopeptidase, translated as MPVRLLASAAAMLALSSAPAAAQGRWLASYPEVQNPMHEGMRNILQLDGMLEEMAESMNQAFRLPRDVTFELAECDTPTATYDPGRSAIRICYELLTELGDREDGMDSGEPASFQNAFAFMLMHQVGHAVIDVLQLDVGLPMEEAADQFVVVMVGLAPGELDHLVDGVVLLHDLELDWETPETGATVLDGGRLAKLTCLIYGGNPEAHANMVEQGELTASRATSCIGEFADVQARWTALLESHLNQG; from the coding sequence ATGCCCGTGCGCCTCCTGGCCAGTGCCGCCGCCATGCTTGCCCTGTCCTCCGCTCCCGCCGCCGCACAGGGGCGCTGGCTCGCCTCCTATCCCGAGGTGCAGAATCCCATGCACGAGGGGATGCGGAACATCCTGCAGCTGGACGGGATGCTTGAAGAGATGGCGGAGTCGATGAACCAGGCATTCCGACTGCCGCGGGACGTGACGTTTGAGCTCGCTGAGTGCGACACGCCTACCGCGACGTACGATCCAGGCCGGAGCGCCATTCGGATCTGCTACGAACTGCTCACGGAGCTGGGCGACCGTGAGGACGGAATGGACTCTGGGGAGCCTGCCAGCTTTCAGAACGCCTTCGCATTCATGCTCATGCACCAGGTGGGGCATGCGGTGATCGACGTGCTGCAGCTGGACGTGGGGCTGCCGATGGAAGAAGCCGCGGATCAGTTCGTCGTGGTGATGGTGGGGCTGGCGCCCGGTGAACTCGATCACCTGGTGGATGGCGTCGTCCTCCTCCACGATCTGGAGTTGGACTGGGAGACGCCGGAAACGGGGGCGACCGTTCTCGACGGCGGGCGGTTGGCGAAGCTGACCTGCCTGATCTACGGCGGAAACCCGGAGGCGCATGCGAACATGGTGGAACAGGGCGAGCTTACCGCCAGCCGCGCAACCAGCTGCATCGGCGAGTTCGCGGACGTACAGGCCCGGTGGACGGCCCTGCTGGAGAGCCATCTCAACCAGGGCTGA
- a CDS encoding FIST signal transduction protein, giving the protein MKIEQTTWTAPGGWQPAAGQGLGGAAQLVLLFGSRELVQQAQCWDDARARYPGAGVVGCSTAGEIAGTRVLDDSVVATAVAFAHTEVRVGRVSLEEFGSSEEAGRALARSLEPAGLVHVLVLSDGLHVNGTELVKGLSEQLPRGVAATGGLSGDGSRFERTLVGVDGDVAEGIVVAVGFYGPRLRVGYGSLGGWDPFGPERVITRSRGNVLYEMDGCSALQLYKRYLGEHAAELPASGLLFPLSLRTPDSEAPVVRTILAVDEAEQSLTFAGDVPEGAIARLMKANFERLIDGATGAARTSGDGIRGGTAQLALLISCVGRKLILKQRTEEEVESVRDVLGGGPVLAGFYSYGEISPFSASTRCELHNQTMTVTTFSEAE; this is encoded by the coding sequence ATGAAGATCGAGCAGACCACGTGGACCGCGCCGGGCGGATGGCAGCCCGCGGCCGGGCAGGGGCTGGGCGGCGCCGCCCAGCTGGTCCTGCTGTTCGGCTCGCGCGAGCTGGTGCAGCAGGCGCAGTGCTGGGACGACGCGCGCGCCCGCTACCCCGGCGCCGGCGTGGTGGGCTGCTCCACCGCGGGCGAGATCGCCGGCACGCGCGTGCTGGACGACTCGGTGGTGGCTACCGCCGTGGCGTTCGCCCACACCGAGGTGCGCGTGGGGCGCGTGTCGCTGGAGGAGTTCGGGAGCAGCGAAGAGGCCGGCCGCGCGCTCGCCCGGTCGCTGGAGCCGGCGGGGCTGGTGCACGTGCTGGTGCTTTCCGACGGGCTACACGTGAACGGCACCGAGCTGGTGAAGGGGCTTTCGGAGCAGCTTCCGCGCGGCGTCGCGGCCACGGGCGGCCTGTCGGGCGACGGGTCGCGGTTCGAGCGGACGCTGGTGGGGGTGGATGGCGACGTGGCGGAGGGAATCGTCGTCGCCGTCGGCTTCTACGGCCCGCGGCTGCGCGTGGGATACGGCTCGCTGGGGGGGTGGGACCCGTTCGGTCCCGAGCGCGTCATCACCCGCTCGCGGGGAAACGTGCTGTATGAGATGGACGGCTGCTCGGCGCTGCAGCTGTACAAGCGCTACCTGGGCGAGCACGCCGCCGAGCTCCCGGCCAGCGGCCTGCTCTTTCCCCTGAGCCTGCGCACGCCGGACAGCGAGGCGCCCGTGGTGCGCACCATCCTGGCCGTGGACGAGGCCGAGCAGAGCCTCACCTTTGCGGGCGACGTGCCCGAGGGCGCCATCGCCCGGCTGATGAAGGCCAACTTCGAGCGGCTGATCGACGGCGCCACCGGCGCGGCCCGCACCAGCGGCGACGGCATCCGGGGAGGGACCGCCCAGCTGGCGCTGCTCATCTCGTGCGTGGGGCGAAAGCTCATCCTCAAGCAGCGCACCGAGGAAGAGGTGGAGAGCGTGCGCGACGTGCTGGGCGGCGGCCCCGTGCTGGCCGGCTTCTACTCGTACGGCGAGATTTCGCCCTTCTCCGCCTCTACGCGCTGCGAATTGCACAACCAGACGATGACCGTCACCACTTTTTCCGAAGCGGAGTGA
- a CDS encoding putative bifunctional diguanylate cyclase/phosphodiesterase — MHKLLLRQLRRHFGSADVPAELRGFVDAVNQAYEEAQGDRVLLERAMDLTSQEMLERYRDLQAQVGERERVEQALRHSEEYFRSLTENASDVVSVLEADGTVRYHSPAIERILGYSPDLLAGTRAFAGAHPDDRQAVEAAFGEVRRTPGAVRSVTYRNRHAREGWRVLESTATNLLHAPAVAGIVINSRDVTERSVAEVALRESEIRFRTVAESLGEGLLITDLDDVIQYANPRVEEIYGWRPEELVGRKGLEVLIPPDDIAPFRERMARRARGVAERYEMRALRKDGTTGWVEIHGTPFRNAAGDIVGTLGAITDITERKRVQEQLAHGALHDALTGLPNRALFLNRLEHALERIRRGRGIPFGVLFLDVDRFKLVNDSLGHGPGDELLRQIGARLVQALRPGDTVSRFGGDEFTVMLERVATAVDATHVAERLLAALAVPFSIGGREVYASASIGIALCDGGDAHPEELLRNADAALGRAKAHGRGRCEVFDRQMHAAAMRRLQMETDLRRAVANGELRLEYQPVVSLEGGGIVGFEALARWEHPRHGTIEPADFIPVAEETGLIEGIGRWVLDEACRVLASWQAAVPRDPPLTMAVNVSARQFVQPDLVQQVECSIRRHGVPAHSVRLEITESVLIDKPDAAAETLVALRGLGLKLHLDDFGTGYSSLAFLERFPIDAVKIDRSFVHGMESEPRRARFVAGIAAFARSLGVGVVAEGVDAPAQPALLRERGCQLAQGYLFSRPLPPEQAEALLLGEPAWTLD; from the coding sequence ATGCACAAGCTCCTGCTTCGCCAGCTGCGCCGCCACTTCGGCTCCGCCGACGTGCCCGCGGAGCTGCGCGGGTTCGTGGACGCGGTGAACCAGGCGTACGAGGAGGCCCAGGGCGACCGGGTGCTCCTGGAGCGCGCCATGGATCTCACCTCGCAGGAAATGCTGGAGCGGTACCGCGACCTGCAGGCCCAGGTGGGCGAGCGTGAGCGCGTGGAGCAGGCGCTGCGCCACAGCGAAGAGTACTTCCGGTCGCTCACCGAGAACGCCTCGGACGTGGTGAGCGTGCTGGAGGCCGACGGGACGGTGCGCTACCACAGCCCGGCCATCGAGCGCATCCTGGGCTACTCGCCCGACCTGCTCGCGGGCACCCGCGCCTTCGCCGGCGCGCACCCGGACGACCGCCAGGCGGTGGAGGCGGCCTTCGGCGAGGTGCGGCGCACGCCGGGCGCCGTGCGGTCCGTCACCTACCGCAACCGCCACGCGCGCGAGGGGTGGCGTGTGCTGGAGTCCACCGCCACCAACCTGCTGCACGCCCCGGCCGTGGCGGGCATCGTGATCAACTCGCGCGACGTCACCGAGCGCTCCGTGGCCGAGGTGGCGCTGCGCGAGTCGGAGATCCGCTTTCGCACCGTGGCCGAGTCGCTGGGCGAGGGGCTGCTGATCACCGACCTGGACGACGTCATCCAGTACGCCAACCCGCGGGTGGAAGAAATCTACGGTTGGCGCCCCGAGGAGCTGGTGGGCCGCAAGGGGCTGGAGGTGCTGATCCCCCCGGACGACATCGCGCCGTTCCGGGAGCGGATGGCCCGCCGCGCCCGCGGCGTTGCCGAGCGGTACGAGATGCGCGCGCTGCGAAAGGACGGCACCACGGGGTGGGTGGAGATCCACGGCACACCCTTCCGCAACGCCGCGGGCGACATCGTGGGCACCCTGGGCGCCATCACCGACATCACCGAGCGCAAGCGCGTGCAGGAGCAGCTGGCCCACGGCGCCCTGCACGACGCGCTCACCGGGCTGCCCAACCGCGCGCTCTTCCTGAACCGGCTGGAGCACGCGCTGGAGCGCATCCGGCGGGGGCGGGGCATTCCCTTCGGCGTACTGTTCCTGGACGTGGACCGCTTCAAGCTGGTCAACGACTCGCTGGGCCACGGCCCGGGCGACGAGCTGCTGCGGCAGATCGGGGCGCGGCTGGTGCAGGCGCTGCGGCCGGGCGACACGGTGTCGCGCTTTGGCGGCGACGAGTTCACCGTCATGCTGGAGCGCGTGGCGACGGCGGTGGACGCCACGCACGTGGCCGAGCGGCTGCTGGCCGCGCTGGCGGTGCCGTTCTCCATCGGCGGGCGCGAGGTGTACGCGTCGGCCAGCATCGGCATTGCGCTGTGCGACGGCGGCGACGCCCATCCCGAGGAGCTGCTGCGCAACGCCGACGCCGCGCTGGGCCGCGCCAAGGCGCACGGCAGGGGGCGCTGCGAGGTCTTCGACCGGCAGATGCACGCGGCCGCCATGCGCCGGCTGCAGATGGAGACGGACCTGCGCCGCGCCGTGGCCAACGGCGAACTGCGGCTGGAGTACCAGCCCGTGGTGTCGCTGGAGGGCGGCGGCATCGTGGGCTTCGAGGCGCTGGCCCGGTGGGAGCACCCGCGCCACGGCACCATCGAGCCCGCCGACTTCATTCCCGTCGCCGAGGAAACGGGGCTCATCGAGGGCATCGGCCGGTGGGTGCTGGACGAGGCGTGCCGGGTGCTGGCCTCGTGGCAGGCGGCGGTGCCGCGCGACCCGCCGCTCACGATGGCGGTGAACGTGTCGGCCCGGCAGTTCGTGCAGCCGGACCTGGTGCAGCAGGTGGAGTGCAGCATCCGCCGCCACGGCGTCCCGGCCCACTCGGTGCGGCTGGAGATCACCGAAAGCGTGCTGATCGACAAGCCCGACGCCGCCGCCGAAACCCTGGTTGCGCTGCGCGGCCTGGGGCTGAAGCTGCACCTGGACGACTTCGGCACCGGCTACTCGTCGCTGGCCTTCCTGGAGCGCTTTCCCATCGACGCGGTGAAGATCGACCGGTCGTTCGTGCACGGCATGGAATCCGAGCCGCGGCGCGCGCGCTTCGTGGCGGGCATCGCGGCGTTTGCGCGCAGCCTGGGCGTAGGCGTGGTGGCCGAGGGCGTGGACGCGCCCGCCCAGCCCGCCCTGCTGCGTGAGCGCGGCTGCCAGCTGGCGCAGGGATACCTCTTTTCCCGCCCCCTGCCCCCCGAGCAGGCGGAGGCGCTTCTGCTGGGGGAGCCCGCCTGGACTCTGGACTGA
- a CDS encoding BsuPI-related putative proteinase inhibitor — protein MIFAHESNFFDAMVSGWLHLSRDRLLGVKMMRSYLLDLAAVIAIGLGACQPAATVVPPPDVPAQQPVLATADSVRLWIEAPAEVRRGEPVPMTLRVRNLLTRPITLEHGGRPLTFDLIVTRPDGTQVWSRMHGRGVLNIQWSTTLQPGETLEFTESWDQRANNGTPVAPGTYSIRGALVAVPGNPTTEPRPIIIRP, from the coding sequence GTGATATTCGCCCACGAGAGCAACTTCTTCGACGCCATGGTTTCGGGGTGGCTGCACCTGTCCCGGGACCGGTTGCTGGGAGTGAAAATGATGCGTTCGTACCTTCTGGACCTGGCTGCGGTCATAGCAATTGGACTCGGCGCTTGCCAACCAGCGGCGACCGTCGTGCCGCCGCCTGATGTCCCTGCGCAGCAGCCGGTTCTCGCGACTGCCGATTCGGTCCGGCTCTGGATTGAGGCCCCGGCGGAGGTGCGTCGCGGCGAGCCGGTTCCCATGACGTTGCGGGTGCGGAACCTCCTGACCCGGCCCATCACCCTGGAGCATGGCGGAAGGCCGCTCACGTTCGACCTGATTGTCACCCGGCCCGACGGAACGCAGGTCTGGTCGCGGATGCACGGGCGGGGGGTGCTGAACATCCAGTGGAGCACGACGCTTCAGCCGGGCGAAACCCTGGAATTCACAGAGTCGTGGGACCAGCGCGCGAACAACGGGACGCCGGTTGCGCCCGGCACGTACTCGATCCGTGGCGCACTCGTGGCGGTACCCGGGAATCCCACCACTGAACCCAGACCGATCATCATCCGGCCGTAA
- a CDS encoding HD domain-containing protein, with protein MISAEMPSSVTGTGIWKRLDVEPEFQQAVKHLRSTASEIGARIADVIPDFTDHSVRHMDALWAVTDQVLTPSEVERFTLSEAFVLACSFYIHDLGMAVAITPEGRKQLETSPAYASVYERAVKADGYDSASARVLALKLAAREQHASVAERLIDEKLPGLDRYLLESTTLRTHWGEQIGTVAASHHWSLSEVDRRAGSRGKIPTPVGDTIDLGFLAGVLRIADYAHINSDRASTLDRILRSSIAAESLKHWNAQEFITGPFRESNHIVYGCTRAIADVDGWWVFYEMASGLDREISAVSEYIAGRSCSEGRFSLESVKGVRTPQSFATYVRTTGFEPVDVRFRSDSMARLVSILGGRTLYGSDHFAPIRELLQNARDAIALQQAVDIAQSRSPRGGTIKLSLEVKKEGGELSIVDDGIGMSPHIITNFLLGIAANYWQSNECFAEFAGVIGSGFKPVGRFGIGFLSVFMVGNMVEVETERRGGERLLLRLYGVGRRGALLKKSATGISGTTIRIKVANAELSTYDELAAIVRAKAPMLDIPVDVHQQAAVTRVEPQWWKSVSQDEFSAFLFNREQISTTPARMRGRSNVPIGQRIGARHPRTLRDISPVEKWPDQQPEVIREDLRIIAIPKVSQVVLCSKGFAISTVQANGITGLVEVGDVELNAARTEPLSWDTPTLRKNLIDLLRPEIRHSLDRMALHGSIPGRYRFLAKVGLLYGEDLLRTTTLPWISIVDPMGQTSLTSAAGFLELLGGRHEVILVYNNVHPWSVATFAYERFPEATRNTIYVPIEGAPDTTIVPVDYSGREQMAWGGLPDLLSGPDALKQTPLLFATLKLLAQAWHMPLTSLLGANWSRHNRTVAARLLR; from the coding sequence ATGATTAGCGCGGAAATGCCGAGCAGTGTCACCGGAACCGGAATCTGGAAGCGACTTGATGTCGAACCGGAGTTCCAGCAGGCCGTTAAGCATCTCCGGTCTACAGCATCGGAGATCGGGGCCAGAATTGCTGATGTTATCCCGGATTTTACGGATCATTCGGTTCGGCACATGGACGCACTTTGGGCCGTGACAGACCAGGTCCTTACTCCATCCGAAGTCGAGCGCTTTACCTTGAGCGAAGCCTTCGTTCTGGCTTGCTCGTTCTATATACATGATTTAGGTATGGCCGTCGCGATTACACCGGAGGGCCGAAAGCAGCTTGAGACGAGTCCTGCGTATGCTTCCGTGTACGAGCGGGCGGTCAAGGCCGATGGGTATGACTCGGCGTCTGCCCGTGTGCTTGCCCTCAAACTCGCGGCACGAGAGCAGCATGCGTCTGTAGCGGAACGGTTGATTGATGAAAAACTGCCGGGACTTGATCGTTACTTGCTGGAATCGACAACTTTACGCACGCACTGGGGGGAACAGATTGGCACGGTTGCAGCGAGCCACCATTGGAGCCTTTCCGAGGTGGATCGTCGAGCCGGGAGTCGTGGAAAGATCCCTACGCCAGTTGGGGACACGATAGATCTCGGGTTTTTAGCGGGAGTACTGCGGATTGCGGATTACGCGCATATTAACTCTGATCGCGCATCTACCCTGGACCGGATACTTAGGTCGAGCATCGCTGCTGAGAGCCTGAAGCACTGGAACGCTCAAGAGTTCATTACGGGGCCATTCCGCGAGTCTAATCACATCGTGTACGGCTGCACGCGGGCTATTGCTGATGTCGATGGATGGTGGGTCTTCTATGAGATGGCGAGCGGCTTGGACCGCGAGATCTCTGCTGTTTCGGAATACATTGCTGGTAGATCCTGCTCAGAGGGCCGCTTTTCACTTGAGAGCGTCAAAGGGGTGCGAACCCCGCAGAGCTTTGCAACCTACGTTCGCACAACCGGGTTCGAACCAGTAGATGTGCGTTTCCGGTCTGACTCGATGGCCCGACTTGTCTCGATTCTGGGAGGTAGAACTCTATACGGGAGTGATCATTTCGCTCCCATCCGCGAACTTCTCCAGAATGCCAGAGACGCCATTGCGCTCCAGCAAGCCGTTGATATCGCGCAAAGCAGATCCCCGCGCGGGGGAACCATCAAACTTAGCCTTGAAGTTAAAAAAGAAGGTGGTGAGCTTTCGATCGTTGATGACGGGATCGGTATGAGCCCACATATCATCACCAATTTCCTACTTGGAATCGCGGCAAATTATTGGCAATCGAATGAGTGTTTCGCCGAATTCGCCGGCGTTATTGGATCCGGGTTCAAACCGGTAGGCCGATTTGGGATCGGGTTTCTTTCCGTGTTCATGGTCGGTAATATGGTCGAAGTTGAGACAGAGCGGCGTGGTGGCGAGCGACTCCTGCTGCGTTTGTACGGGGTGGGCCGACGCGGCGCATTGCTCAAGAAGAGCGCTACAGGGATCTCCGGAACCACGATTCGCATCAAGGTCGCGAATGCAGAGCTTTCCACCTACGATGAGCTTGCGGCAATCGTTAGGGCTAAGGCTCCCATGCTGGACATTCCCGTAGATGTTCACCAACAGGCGGCGGTCACTCGAGTAGAGCCCCAGTGGTGGAAGTCTGTCTCTCAGGACGAATTCAGCGCATTCTTGTTTAATCGCGAGCAGATCTCGACAACTCCGGCCCGGATGAGAGGGCGCAGCAACGTACCTATTGGCCAACGGATCGGTGCGCGACACCCGCGGACCCTTCGGGACATCTCTCCAGTCGAGAAATGGCCAGACCAACAACCCGAGGTAATAAGAGAAGACCTGCGAATCATAGCTATTCCGAAGGTCTCTCAAGTAGTTTTGTGCTCGAAAGGATTCGCAATCTCAACAGTCCAAGCAAACGGGATCACAGGACTAGTCGAAGTTGGAGACGTCGAACTAAATGCCGCGCGAACCGAGCCACTCTCCTGGGATACGCCCACGCTCAGGAAAAACCTTATTGATTTGTTGCGGCCGGAGATCCGGCACAGCCTAGATCGAATGGCACTGCACGGCTCGATTCCGGGACGTTACAGGTTCTTGGCGAAGGTTGGACTGCTGTACGGCGAAGACTTACTGCGAACGACGACGCTGCCGTGGATCTCAATTGTCGATCCCATGGGACAGACGAGCCTGACGTCAGCGGCGGGATTCCTGGAATTGTTAGGCGGCAGACATGAGGTCATTCTGGTCTACAACAACGTCCATCCGTGGTCAGTTGCCACGTTCGCATACGAACGGTTTCCAGAAGCAACGCGGAACACGATCTACGTACCCATTGAGGGCGCACCGGACACGACCATCGTCCCTGTGGACTACTCAGGACGCGAGCAAATGGCGTGGGGGGGCCTTCCTGATCTCCTTTCCGGGCCCGATGCACTCAAGCAGACACCCTTATTGTTTGCTACCCTCAAGCTACTAGCGCAGGCCTGGCACATGCCGTTAACAAGTCTGCTTGGGGCGAATTGGTCTCGGCATAATCGCACAGTGGCTGCACGCCTGTTGAGATGA